One region of Trichoderma breve strain T069 chromosome 7 map unlocalized scaffold00007, whole genome shotgun sequence genomic DNA includes:
- a CDS encoding FAD binding domain-containing protein: MTSTEHTDVLVCGAGPVGLLTALGLSQQGIDTFLIEKKERATQQMFGRAAALYPRSVELLEQLHVAQDVLQTAFIARQGVTWKDGKRITNRGWHIMLSTAAGSFHNYMVNIRQKHIEDILAHKYNSDHEKSVHFGWTITDYAIDKSLDDGYNITATITHISLGNRTVRCKYLVGADGAQSSVRQLAGIAMEGDESTYKWIRIDGKVKTDMPDHNAGLAAIESNTHGAVLWMKLDGDAHRVGFAIPPHLQEKYPEGPNEAEVIKEAVSAVLPFKLEFERVDWWTYYSIKQKVASSMQKDNYVLLGGDAAHTHSSGFAQGVNTGIHDATNLVWKLAGTLKGWYKDDVLSTYASERREIAKRLIALDKLVAATISGDIPVAYTQSETNPDEVLKKLILQNAGFTTGLGIEYQKSVVNKEASIGNIVAGTRAEDSLIYQPGPLVPIRLHYLLNEESQGRWSVLIFVGHASQNGGKVAALRTRLASDLGGLAGAPFLNMLTIVAGSIPGAWDAFNGPAIGKLYLDKDFTAHDRYGITYDNGGIVVVRPDGILAYSSPLDELDDIKEFFKGFCNSI; encoded by the exons ATGACTTCTACAGAGCACACTGACGTTTTGGTATGCGGTGCTGGTCCCGTTGGGCTACTAACTGCCCTGGGGCTCTCGCAACAGGGCATCGACACTTTTCTCATAG aaaagaaggagCGCGCAACGCAACAAATGTTTGGCCGTGCTGCAGCTTTATATCCTCGATCTGTGGAATTACTAGAACAACTGCATGTTGCCCAAGACGTATTACAGACTGCCTTTATTGCCCGGCAAGGGGTTACCTGGAAAGATGGTAAACGCATAACGAATAGAGGCTGGCACATAATGTTGTCTACCGCAGCCGGTAGTTTTCATAACTACATGGTTAACATTCGTCAAAAGCACATTGAAGATATCCTCGCACACAAATACAACTCTGATCATGAGAAATCAGTTCATTTTGGCTGGACAATTACGGACTATGCAATTGACAAGTCACTCGACGACGGCTACAATATTACGGCCACAATTACCCATATTTCCCTAGGCAATCGAACAGTGCGGTG TAAATACCTTGTTGGAGCCGATGGTGCTCAATCCAGTGTCCGCCAGTTGGCCGGCATTGCAATGGAAGGTGATGAAAGCACGTACAAGTGGATTCGCATTGATGGCAAGGTAAAAACTGATATGCCAGATCATAATGCCGGTTTGGCTGCCATTGAGAGTAATACCCACGGTGCCGTCTTGTGGATGAAATTAGATGGCGACGCACATCGAGTTGGTTTTGCTATCCCACCCCATCTCCAGGAGAAATACCCAGAGGGGCCAAATGAAGCGGAAGTTATCAAAGAAGCTGTCAGTGCGGTCCTTCCATTCAAACTCGAGTTTGAACGCGTTGATTGGTGGACCTATTACAG CATCAAACAGAAGGTTGCTTCGTCGATGCAAAAGGACAATtatgttcttcttggtggcGATGCCGCCCACACACATTCCTCAGGCTTCGCACAAGGCGTTAATACTGGTATTCATGACGCTACCAACCTTGTGTGGAAGTTGGCTGGAACCCTGAAAGGATGGTATAAAGACGATGTTCTCTCTACATACGCGTCCGAGCGGCGTGAAATAGCCAAGAGGTTAATTGCCCTGGATAAGCTGGTTGCTGCGACCATATCGGGCGACATTCCAGTGGCTTATACCCAGAGCGAAACCAACCCAGATGAAGTATTGAAAAAATTGATCCTGCAGAATGCTGGATTTACTACGGGCCTAGGGATTGAGTATCAGAAATCTGTCGTCAACAAAGAGGCTAGTATAGGAAATATTGTGGCAGGCACTCGAGCTGAAGATTCTCTGATTTACCAACCAGGCCCACTAGTGCCCATTCGCCTGCATTACCTTCTTAATGAAGAGAGCCAAGGTCGTTGGAGCGTCTTAATATTCGTGGGCCATGCCTCTCAGAATGGTGGTAAAGTTGCGGCTCTACGCACGAGATTAGCTTCTGATTTGGGCGGCTTAGCTGGAGCTCCCTTCTTGAACATGTTGACTATAGTCGCCGGCTCGATACCGGGCGCCTGGGACGCCTTTAATGGGCCTGCCATAGGCAAACTATACCTGGATAAAGATTTTACAGCGCACGATCGTTACGGTATCACCTATGACAATGGAGGAATTGTTGTTGTGCGACCAGATGGAATATTGGCATACAGCTCTCCACTTGATGAATTGGATGATATCAAGGAATTCTTCAAGGGATTTTGTAACTCGATATAA
- a CDS encoding AMP-binding enzyme domain-containing protein, giving the protein MADYRESQAMSSTSNTDLSILHGPAQPVPIHKTFGCLLREQAKARPSALLVASDHQQKSLTYAEADARSDDLARGFVALGAKQGDRIAILMGNEIEYIETFFACTKIGAPVTLANYAYSEQELHSVLSSCGVSTLVMVPRFDRYDYRHWIPNLRNGIPSLRNIIIVNADKEPALVKLGYNDYHNYEDVLVRGRSSAVDLLAMEAKIHARDVMNLQFTSGSTGLPKASALTHSGIYNAGRYIGSTMYLKASDRICLPVPLFHSFGLIIGLATATAFGASLVLPASIFNVEATLSCIAKYRCTGLYGVTTMFVAEMAHPRFKEFDLSSLRFAILSGSAVPEPLMRKVWSAFGITQTHTNWGLTEASSIVTMTRDSDTIAQRTITSGRLFPGFSARIADPSTGKTVPRGQRGEIALRGNGIQAGYYGNPERTAEAHRTSPEDGLEWFHTGDEGYFDPDGFFVITGRIKDMIIRGGENISPLEIEERLVAHPSIAQASVIGVPDAKYGEQICAFVEPTGTDTDRPSDDELRAWVAETLAYFKRPRYVIWLGSHPAFQAWPKTASGKLRKPDLRNIAAEMMKQEAEKSEELYQEPVRARL; this is encoded by the coding sequence ATGGCAGACTACAGAGAATCACAAGCCATGTCCTCCACCAGCAACACCgacctctccatcctccacGGCCCAGCCCAACCCGTCCCCATACACAAGACCTTTGGTTGTCTCCTCCGCGAGCAAGCAAAAGCTCGGCCATCCGCCTTGCTCGTTGCCTCAGATCATCAGCAGAAATCGTTGACCTACGCTGAGGCCGACGCTCGATCCGATGATCTCGCTCGTGGATTCGTTGCCTTGGGGGCCAAACAAGGTGACCGCATCGCCATACTCATGGGCAACGAGATTGAATACATCGAAACTTTCTTCGCTTGTACCAAGATTGGTGCACCCGTCACCCTCGCCAATTATGCCTATAGCGAGCAGGAGCTTCACTCCGTCCTGTCATCATGCGGCGTTTCCACGCTCGTCATGGTCCCGCGGTTCGACCGCTATGATTACCGCCATTGGATCCCAAACCTGAGAAATGGCATCCCATCTCTACGGAACATCATCATAGTGAATGCCGATAAAGAGCCTGCTCTCGTCAAGCTAGGGTACAACGACTACCATAACTACGAAGACGTGCTTGTTCGCGGCCGCAGTAGTGCAGTTGATCTGCTCGCCATGGAAGCTAAAATTCATGCCAGAGATGTCATGAATCTCCAATTCACCAGCGGATCAACAGGCCTCCCCAaagcctcagccttgacTCATAGCGGCATCTACAATGCTGGTCGCTACATAGGCAGCACCATGTATCTCAAAGCCTCAGACCGCATCTGCCTGCCGGTGCCTCTCTTCCACAGCTTCGGCCTCATTATAGGCCTCGCCACTGCAACTGCTTTTGGAGCATCGCTGGTACTGCCCGCTAGCATCTTTAACGTTGAGGCAACATTATCATGCATCGCCAAATACAGATGCACCGGTCTGTACGGCGTTACAACCATGTTCGTCGCCGAAATGGCCCATCCTCGCTTTAAGGAATTTGATCTCTCTAGCCTTCGGTTCGCCATACTGTCTGGATCTGCCGTCCCTGAACCGTTGATGCGCAAAGTCTGGTCTGCCTTTGGCATCACCCAGACGCACACCAATTGGGGTCTTACCGAAGCGTCGTCCATCGTCACAATGACCCGTGATTCTGATACCATTGCTCAGAGAACTATCACCTCTGGCCGCCTGTTCCCAGGCTTCTCTGCCCGAATAGCTGATCCTTCTACGGGAAAGACAGTTCCTCGAGGCCAACGAGGCGAAATTGCACTCCGTGGCAACGGCATCCAAGCTGGGTACTACGGAAACCCGGAGCGGACCGCAGAGGCTCATCGAACCTCTCCTGAAGATGGCCTGGAGTGGTTCCATACCGGCGATGAGGGTTACTTTGATCCCGACGGCTTCTTTGTCATCACAGGTCGCATCAAGGACATGATTATCCGCGGCGGCGAAAACATTTCGCCTCTAGAGATTGAAGAACGGCTTGTCGCTCACCCTTCTATTGCACAGGCCTCCGTCATCGGGGTCCCCGACGCCAAATACGGCGAGCAAATCTGTGCGTTTGTCGAGCCTACGGGAACAGACACGGACAGGCCTTCAGACGACGAGCTCCGGGCATGGGTCGCTGAGACGCTGGCGTACTTTAAGCGGCCACGATATGTCATTTGGTTGGGCTCACATCCTGCTTTTCAGGCGTGGCCCAAGACGGCGAGCGGGAAGCTGAGGAAACCTGATTTGCGAAATATTGCGGCCGAGATGATGAAACAAGAGGCGGAGAAGTCGGAAGAACTGTATCAGGAACCGGTGAGGGCGAGGTTATAA
- a CDS encoding short chain dehydrogenase domain-containing protein, which produces MNVQDKIVVVTGGLSGLGAATVKLMSSLGASIAVFDLQLPAGSSDSQKHRYFKVDVSKTEQVATAVKAVASWSKETNKPIAAVVCCAGFLGPAKILSKNNSPLALEVFKKVVDISLTGTVDIIRQILPHMSTQPADENGSRGVIIIVSSAAAFDGQEGQVSYSAAKGAIASMTLPLARDLSRWGIRAVCIAPGMFDTGMVEGMPEKARESLKKTLEFPARAGRPEEFAGMVKSVIENAMLNGTVIRLDGAARMPSRL; this is translated from the exons ATGAATGTCCAAGATAAGATTGTTGTTGTTACAGGAGG TCTTTCTGGCCTCGGTGCAGCGACAGTCAAACTCATGAGCAGCCTCGGCGCTTCAATAGCTGTTTTCGATTTGCAGCTGCCAGCTGGTAGCTCAGATTCACAAAAACACAGATATTTCAAGGTCGATGTGTCCAAGACGGAGCAAGTAGCCACAGCAGTGAAGGCAGTGGCCTCATGGAGTAAGGAGACAAACAAACCCATTGCTGCGGTGGTTTGTTGTGCTGGGTTTCTCGGTCCAGCAAAG ATTCTCTCTAAAAACAACAGTCCTCTGGCACTAGAGGTCTTTAAAAAGGTGGTTGACATCAGCCTCACCGGCACCGTCGACATCATCCGCCAAATCCTGCCTCACATGTCAACTCAACCCGCCGACGAAAACGGCTCGCGgggcgtcatcatcattgtctcCTCAGCCGCCGCCTTTGACGGTCAAGAAGGTCAAGTATCATACAGCGCAGCCAAGGGAGCCATCGCGTCCATGACGCTACCGCTAGCAAGAGATCTCTCGCGATGGGGGATAAGAGCAGTTTGTATCGCGCCGGGCATGTTTGATACGGGTATGGTTGAGGGAATGCCTGAAAAGGCGAGGgagagcttgaagaagacgctggaaTTTCCGGCGAGAGCGGGCAGGCCGGAGGAGTTTGCGGGGATGGTCAAGAGCGTTATTGAGAATGCCATGTTGAATGGGACGGTGATACGGCTGGACGGAGCGGCGAGGATGCCGAGTCGATTATAA